From the Paraburkholderia sp. PREW-6R genome, one window contains:
- a CDS encoding cation:proton antiporter gives MHHGIGFIQDLAVVMALAGVVTVLFHRLKQPVVLGYIAAGVIIGPYTPPFQLIHDEQTIQTLGELGVVFLMFSLGLEFSLRKLFEVGATAIVAALSEIVLMLWLGYEIGSAFGWSSMDSLFLGAILAISSTTIIVKALSELGLKRERFAQLVFGILIVEDILAIAMLVLLSGIAQTGQLSAGVAMVTLGKLLLFMTVSLVVGVLVVPRALNYVARAKSDEMLLVSVLGFCFGFCLLVVKLDYSTALGAFLIGAIMAESRHLHRIEHLIAPLRDAFSAIFFVTIGLMLNPAVLVDYAWPIAVITAAVIVGKIVSCGLGTFLAGKDGRTAVRVGMTVSQIGEFSFIIASLGLTLKVTSAFLYPIAVAVSALTTLFTPYLIRAADPLTQRLSRAMPRTLANVFGMYGQWLRSLTTGSDEPTLFSMTRRIILQIAVNLALVAAIFLIVSYSAPFASNLLAHWLESEPMRRVVLWSLALLVSLPFLVAVYRKTKSLALLLAEVGVDPATAGRFTSAIRYAISDLVPVVSMVGVFLLVAALSGGILPPAGLLAAVLICAALLLALAWRWCVKIHAAMQIALRETFDEQPDP, from the coding sequence ATGCACCACGGCATCGGCTTCATTCAGGATCTGGCGGTCGTGATGGCGCTCGCCGGCGTCGTCACCGTGCTGTTCCATCGCCTGAAGCAGCCGGTGGTGTTGGGCTATATCGCGGCGGGCGTGATCATCGGGCCTTACACGCCGCCGTTCCAGCTGATTCACGACGAGCAGACCATTCAGACGCTCGGCGAGCTGGGCGTCGTCTTCCTGATGTTTTCGCTCGGGCTGGAGTTCAGTCTGCGCAAGCTGTTCGAGGTCGGCGCGACGGCCATTGTCGCGGCGCTGTCCGAGATCGTGCTGATGCTGTGGCTGGGTTATGAGATTGGCAGCGCGTTCGGCTGGAGTTCGATGGACTCGCTGTTCCTCGGCGCGATTCTGGCGATCTCGTCGACGACGATCATCGTCAAGGCGCTCTCCGAACTGGGGCTTAAGCGTGAGCGCTTCGCGCAACTGGTGTTCGGAATTCTGATCGTCGAGGACATTCTCGCCATCGCCATGCTGGTATTGCTGTCCGGCATTGCGCAGACCGGGCAGTTGAGCGCGGGCGTCGCGATGGTCACGCTCGGCAAACTGCTGCTCTTCATGACGGTGTCGCTGGTGGTGGGCGTGCTGGTCGTGCCGCGCGCGCTCAATTACGTCGCGCGTGCGAAGAGCGACGAAATGCTTCTCGTGTCCGTGCTCGGTTTCTGCTTCGGCTTCTGTCTGCTGGTCGTGAAGCTCGACTACAGCACTGCGCTCGGCGCGTTTCTGATTGGCGCAATCATGGCGGAATCGCGTCACCTGCATCGGATCGAACATCTGATCGCGCCGCTGCGCGACGCGTTTTCCGCCATCTTCTTCGTGACCATCGGCTTGATGCTGAATCCGGCCGTGCTGGTGGATTACGCGTGGCCAATCGCGGTCATCACGGCGGCGGTGATCGTCGGCAAGATCGTCTCCTGCGGGCTCGGTACTTTCCTCGCGGGCAAGGACGGGCGCACGGCGGTGCGGGTCGGCATGACGGTTTCGCAGATCGGCGAGTTCTCGTTCATCATCGCGTCGCTCGGCCTCACGCTGAAAGTGACCAGCGCGTTTCTCTATCCGATTGCCGTGGCCGTCTCGGCGCTGACCACGCTCTTCACGCCGTATCTGATCCGCGCCGCCGATCCTCTGACGCAGCGCCTGAGCCGCGCGATGCCGCGCACGCTCGCCAATGTATTCGGAATGTACGGGCAATGGCTGCGCAGCCTGACCACGGGCAGCGACGAGCCGACACTTTTCAGCATGACGCGTCGGATCATTCTGCAAATCGCGGTCAATCTGGCGCTCGTGGCGGCGATCTTTCTGATCGTGTCGTACAGCGCGCCCTTTGCCAGCAACCTGCTCGCGCATTGGCTCGAATCGGAGCCGATGCGGCGCGTGGTGCTCTGGAGTCTTGCGCTGCTGGTGTCGCTGCCGTTTCTCGTCGCCGTCTATCGCAAAACCAAGTCGCTCGCATTGCTGCTCGCCGAAGTGGGCGTGGACCCGGCCACGGCGGGACGCTTCACGAGCGCGATCCGCTATGCGATTTCCGATCTCGTGCCGGTGGTGTCGATGGTCGGTGTCTTCCTGCTGGTCGCCGCGTTATCGGGCGGCATCTTGCCGCCAGCGGGGCTGCTCGCCGCCGTGCTGATCTGCGCGGCGCTGCTGCTCGCGCTGGCATGGCGCTGGTGCGTGAAGATTCATGCGGCCATGCAGATCGCGTTGCGTGAAACTTTCGACGAACAGCCCGATCCTTAA
- a CDS encoding DUF2848 domain-containing protein, whose translation MQQLSFNVLDRSGNSYAERVDLNHLTIAGWAGRDQAAIEHHIAELAELGVKRPSTTPCFYRLGSELLTQAGQVDVIGVKSSGEAECVLVNAPTGLLVTVGSDHTDREVEAYGVTVSKQICPKPVARDAWRFDDVAGHWDQLELRAYAVPHGERRVYQQGSVASLLPAADLLARAPLAPDAAMFCGTLAVQGGIAGMADGDALELELHDPVLNRTLRHAYRVRALPIVE comes from the coding sequence ATGCAGCAGTTGTCCTTCAATGTCCTGGACCGGTCAGGCAACAGTTACGCCGAGCGCGTCGACCTGAACCATTTGACAATCGCCGGTTGGGCCGGCCGCGACCAGGCCGCGATCGAGCATCACATTGCCGAGCTTGCCGAACTGGGCGTGAAGCGCCCGTCGACGACGCCCTGCTTCTATCGTCTTGGCTCGGAACTGCTCACGCAGGCCGGGCAGGTGGACGTGATCGGCGTGAAGTCGAGCGGCGAAGCCGAATGCGTGCTGGTGAATGCGCCGACGGGCCTGCTCGTCACGGTCGGCTCGGACCACACCGATCGTGAAGTCGAGGCGTACGGCGTCACGGTGTCGAAACAGATTTGCCCAAAGCCGGTAGCGCGCGACGCCTGGCGTTTCGATGACGTAGCCGGCCATTGGGATCAGCTGGAATTGCGCGCCTACGCCGTCCCACATGGCGAGCGACGCGTCTATCAGCAAGGCAGCGTCGCCTCGCTGCTGCCGGCGGCCGACCTGCTGGCGCGCGCGCCGCTCGCGCCAGACGCAGCCATGTTCTGCGGCACGCTCGCCGTGCAGGGCGGCATTGCCGGCATGGCAGATGGCGACGCGCTCGAACTCGAATTGCACGACCCCGTGCTGAACCGCACGCTGCGCCACGCGTATCGCGTGCGCGCGCTTCCTATCGTCGAATGA
- a CDS encoding MFS transporter, protein MSIPSLSADADASSDASLEAAALRKITWRIMPFLFLVYVLSYLDRVNIGYAKLQFTGDLGLSNAAYGLGAGIFFFGYFVFEVPSNLLLKKFGARATIARITMLWGLLSCLMMFVHSETMFYVLRFFLGVAEAGLVPGVVLYLTFWFPSDRRARMVAVFMAAIPVAGIVGAPLSGFLMSALHETHGLRGWQWMFLIEGIPSILAGFWALAVLRNSPAEAGWLTNDEKRVILGRISRENSAAAAAGAEHSLAVALRSGRFWLLTLIYFCLVTGNAGFSFWLPQIVKDLGVTNLVTNGFVTAIPYLAAGIGMILIGRSSDVTGERRWHYAVCCFIGAAGLLGSASVTNSIPLAVTGLSIAYIGILAGFGIFWSMSTTFLQGTAAVAGIAVINSIANLAGYVSPYVLGIVKDATHSVTFGLVLIAGALIVGGLVTLMMPRVKVQHAAAPAPGGVEA, encoded by the coding sequence ATGAGCATCCCTTCGCTATCCGCTGACGCCGACGCGTCCTCCGACGCCTCGCTCGAAGCCGCCGCGTTGCGCAAGATCACGTGGCGCATCATGCCCTTCCTGTTTCTCGTCTACGTGCTGTCGTATCTGGACCGCGTCAACATCGGTTACGCGAAGCTGCAGTTCACCGGCGACCTCGGGCTTTCGAACGCCGCCTACGGACTGGGCGCGGGGATCTTTTTCTTCGGCTATTTCGTGTTCGAAGTGCCCAGCAATCTGCTGCTCAAAAAGTTCGGCGCGCGCGCGACGATCGCCCGGATCACGATGCTGTGGGGCCTGCTGTCGTGCCTGATGATGTTCGTGCACTCCGAAACCATGTTCTACGTGCTGCGCTTCTTCCTGGGCGTGGCCGAGGCGGGTCTGGTGCCGGGCGTCGTGTTGTATCTGACCTTCTGGTTTCCATCGGATCGGCGCGCGCGGATGGTCGCCGTGTTCATGGCGGCGATTCCGGTCGCGGGCATTGTCGGCGCGCCGCTGTCGGGCTTCCTGATGTCCGCGCTGCACGAGACGCACGGCCTGCGCGGCTGGCAGTGGATGTTCCTGATCGAAGGCATTCCGTCGATCCTCGCCGGCTTCTGGGCGCTTGCCGTACTGCGCAACTCGCCGGCCGAAGCCGGCTGGCTCACCAACGACGAAAAGCGCGTGATTCTCGGCCGCATTTCGCGGGAAAACAGCGCGGCGGCCGCGGCCGGCGCGGAGCACAGCCTCGCGGTCGCGCTGCGCTCGGGCCGCTTCTGGCTGCTCACGCTGATCTATTTTTGCCTCGTCACCGGCAACGCGGGCTTTTCGTTCTGGCTGCCGCAGATCGTCAAGGATCTTGGCGTGACCAATCTGGTCACCAACGGCTTCGTGACCGCGATTCCTTATCTGGCAGCGGGAATCGGCATGATCCTGATCGGGCGTTCGTCGGACGTGACGGGCGAACGGCGCTGGCACTACGCGGTGTGCTGCTTCATCGGCGCGGCCGGGCTGCTCGGCAGCGCGTCCGTGACAAACTCGATTCCGCTCGCCGTGACTGGCCTGTCGATCGCCTACATCGGGATTCTCGCGGGCTTCGGCATCTTCTGGTCGATGTCGACGACATTCCTGCAAGGCACGGCTGCGGTCGCCGGCATTGCGGTGATCAATTCGATTGCGAACCTCGCAGGCTACGTGAGCCCTTACGTGCTCGGCATCGTGAAGGATGCGACGCATAGCGTGACGTTCGGTCTCGTGCTGATTGCGGGCGCGTTGATCGTCGGCGGTCTGGTCACGCTGATGATGCCGCGCGTGAAGGTTCAGCATGCGGCAGCGCCTGCGCCGGGCGGCGTCGAAGCGTGA
- a CDS encoding GntR family transcriptional regulator — protein MTLLQTDRPSKSTRTTASASLAEQAYAFVKREIITLRLRPSEVLNEAELMALTGIGRTPVHQALHRLVHEGMLTIMPRKGIMVRPVSLEDVLAIIDVRLVNESYCVELAARHAQQHDYDAMQALLDRSSVCVAAHDIEGMMDIDREFHLAISAASRNAVLADILRGLHERSLRFWFISLSEPHHLEDVHEEHLELFRLLRERDAEGARQSVQKHIEAFRSTLFNRI, from the coding sequence ATGACGCTTTTGCAGACTGACCGTCCTTCGAAGTCCACCCGCACGACGGCTTCCGCGAGCCTCGCCGAACAGGCGTATGCGTTCGTCAAGCGCGAGATCATCACCCTGCGCTTGCGGCCAAGCGAAGTCCTCAACGAGGCGGAACTGATGGCGCTGACGGGCATCGGCCGCACGCCGGTGCACCAGGCGCTGCACCGGCTCGTGCACGAAGGCATGCTGACCATCATGCCGCGCAAGGGCATCATGGTCCGGCCGGTGTCGCTCGAAGACGTGCTGGCGATCATCGACGTGCGGCTCGTGAATGAAAGCTATTGCGTCGAGCTTGCCGCCCGTCACGCGCAGCAGCACGACTACGACGCGATGCAGGCGTTGCTGGACCGCTCGTCGGTATGTGTTGCCGCGCACGATATCGAGGGCATGATGGATATCGACCGCGAGTTTCATCTGGCGATCTCCGCCGCGTCGCGCAACGCCGTGCTTGCCGATATTCTGCGCGGACTGCACGAGCGCTCGCTGCGCTTCTGGTTCATTTCGCTTTCGGAACCGCACCACCTGGAAGACGTGCACGAAGAACATCTCGAACTGTTCCGCCTGCTGCGCGAACGCGACGCCGAAGGCGCCCGGCAATCGGTGCAGAAGCATATCGAGGCGTTCCGCTCGACCCTCTTCAACCGGATTTAA
- a CDS encoding amidase produces the protein MANDFTPFPPLAQLAADLAAGRTTSRALVETALGRIADPTGQGAVAFMHVDADNARAAADAHDRLRAAGTILSPLAGIPVSVKDLFDIEGQQTRAGSVVLSDAPAAKADAVTVARLKRAGAVIVGRTNMSEFAFSGLGLNPHYGHPLSPYRRGVEGDERISGGSSSGAAASVADGMAAVALGTDTGGSIRIPAALCGLTGFKPTASRIPKQGGVPLSSTLDSFGPIGVSVACCALVDRMLAGLEPRIPAARPLEGVRLGVLTNFVTDGVEPAVAAAIDTALKHLEAAGAIVSEVRFAPLDRLPQINRFGFSPIEAYAWHRPLLEKHRDQYDPRVLVRIMKGQPATAVDYLDLLAEREAMLDEAARTLWQRFDAVVAPTVPVVPPRVADLVHDDDAFGRTNALILRNPSVFNFLDTCALSLPCHLRGDAPVGLMLAGAPHADDALLAIGRGAEAVLNAIR, from the coding sequence ATGGCCAACGACTTCACGCCCTTTCCGCCGCTTGCCCAACTCGCCGCCGATCTCGCGGCCGGCCGCACCACGAGCCGCGCGCTCGTTGAAACCGCACTCGGGCGGATTGCGGATCCGACCGGTCAGGGCGCCGTCGCCTTCATGCACGTCGACGCCGACAACGCCCGCGCCGCCGCCGACGCGCACGACCGTCTGCGCGCGGCCGGCACCATCCTGTCGCCGCTCGCCGGGATTCCGGTGTCGGTGAAAGACCTGTTCGATATCGAAGGCCAGCAGACTCGCGCGGGCTCGGTGGTCCTCTCCGACGCGCCCGCCGCGAAAGCGGACGCCGTCACCGTTGCGCGCCTGAAGCGGGCCGGCGCGGTGATCGTCGGGCGCACCAATATGAGCGAGTTCGCTTTTTCCGGGCTCGGCCTGAACCCGCATTACGGGCACCCGCTCTCGCCATACCGGCGCGGCGTCGAAGGCGATGAACGGATTTCGGGCGGCTCGTCGTCGGGCGCGGCGGCGTCGGTCGCGGACGGGATGGCGGCCGTCGCGCTCGGCACCGACACAGGCGGCTCGATCCGCATTCCGGCGGCGCTTTGCGGCCTGACCGGCTTCAAGCCGACCGCGTCGCGCATTCCGAAGCAAGGCGGCGTGCCGCTGTCGTCGACGCTCGACTCATTCGGGCCGATCGGCGTTTCGGTGGCGTGCTGCGCACTGGTCGACCGGATGCTCGCCGGGCTCGAACCGCGCATTCCGGCCGCCCGGCCGCTCGAAGGCGTGCGCCTCGGCGTGCTGACGAATTTCGTGACCGACGGCGTCGAGCCCGCGGTGGCCGCGGCCATCGACACGGCGCTCAAACATCTGGAAGCAGCCGGCGCCATTGTCAGCGAAGTGCGCTTCGCGCCGCTCGACCGTCTGCCGCAAATCAACCGCTTCGGCTTCTCGCCAATCGAAGCGTATGCGTGGCATCGGCCGCTGCTGGAAAAACATCGTGATCAATACGATCCGCGCGTGCTGGTGCGGATCATGAAAGGCCAGCCGGCCACAGCCGTCGACTATCTGGATCTGCTCGCGGAGCGCGAGGCGATGCTCGACGAAGCCGCGCGCACGCTGTGGCAGCGTTTTGACGCGGTGGTGGCGCCGACCGTGCCGGTCGTACCGCCGCGCGTCGCCGATCTGGTTCACGACGACGACGCGTTCGGCCGCACGAACGCGCTGATTCTGCGCAATCCGAGCGTGTTCAATTTCCTCGACACCTGCGCGTTGTCGTTGCCATGCCATTTGCGCGGCGACGCGCCAGTCGGTCTGATGCTGGCAGGCGCGCCGCACGCCGACGACGCGCTGCTCGCGATCGGCCGCGGCGCGGAAGCGGTGCTGAACGCGATTCGCTGA
- a CDS encoding disulfide bond formation protein B has product MNNDNAMLRRERSLLVLLGLICVALVAGALYLQYGLHEDPCPLCIIQRYFFLLIAIFAFLGARFNSWRGVRLLEVLAALSALAGIVTAARHVYVQANPGFSCGFDALQPVVDSLPPAHWLPGVFKVAGLCETAYPPILGLTLPQWSLVAFVIAFIPLALSLVRNRRRFA; this is encoded by the coding sequence ATGAATAACGACAATGCAATGCTGCGCCGCGAGCGCTCCCTGCTGGTCCTGCTTGGCCTGATCTGCGTCGCCCTCGTGGCCGGCGCGCTCTATCTGCAATACGGGCTGCACGAGGATCCTTGCCCGCTGTGCATCATTCAGCGGTATTTCTTCCTGCTGATCGCGATTTTCGCGTTCCTCGGCGCGCGCTTTAACAGCTGGCGCGGCGTGCGGTTGCTGGAAGTGCTGGCTGCGTTGTCGGCGCTCGCCGGCATCGTGACGGCGGCGCGCCACGTCTACGTGCAGGCCAACCCCGGCTTCAGCTGCGGCTTCGACGCGCTTCAGCCCGTGGTGGACAGCCTGCCGCCCGCGCATTGGCTTCCGGGCGTGTTCAAGGTGGCCGGATTGTGCGAAACGGCTTATCCGCCGATTCTCGGCCTGACATTGCCGCAGTGGTCTCTGGTCGCCTTCGTGATCGCGTTCATTCCGCTTGCGCTGAGTCTCGTGCGGAACCGGCGTCGGTTCGCCTGA
- the xdhA gene encoding xanthine dehydrogenase small subunit has protein sequence MTSHTIRFYHQGSVREVSDVPASRTVLQHLREDLHCTGTKEGCAEGDCGACTVVIGELDAHGGLALKAVNACIQFLPTLDGKALFTVEDLRATNGALHPVQQAMVDCHGSQCGFCTPGFVMSMWALYENQPAAAGLPTRDEINAALSGNLCRCTGYRPIVDASQKMFDYSHYPRVALDRTAIVETLRPLQRGDTFEYRAPDTRGTAFGSPTFYAPVTLDAFARLRAELAQARLLAGSTDVGLWVTKQFRDLGDILYIGNVAELKTIARDAQTLTIGAAVTLEDAYAALAADYPELAELWTRFASLPIRNAGTLGGNVANGSPIGDSMPALLALGAEVVLRHGARTRTLPLDAFYLGYQKTALAAGEFVAALRVPRPAGNLRFRTYKVSKRYDQDISAVCAAFALYIGDDGTIRTARVAFGGMAATPKRAAQTEAALTGATWTEDTARQAMNALVADYQPLTDMRASSAYRLKVARNVLWRFHLETRDHAPLTLFDVNAFAFEAGSPDAAVTQESSS, from the coding sequence ATGACATCGCACACCATCCGTTTCTATCATCAGGGTTCCGTCCGTGAAGTGTCGGACGTCCCGGCATCGCGCACCGTGCTTCAGCACCTGCGTGAGGATCTGCATTGCACGGGCACCAAGGAAGGCTGCGCAGAAGGCGATTGCGGCGCGTGCACCGTCGTGATCGGCGAGCTGGATGCGCACGGCGGGCTCGCGCTGAAAGCCGTCAATGCATGCATCCAGTTCCTGCCGACGCTCGACGGCAAAGCGCTTTTCACGGTCGAAGACCTGCGCGCCACGAACGGCGCGCTGCATCCCGTTCAGCAGGCAATGGTGGATTGTCATGGCTCGCAATGCGGTTTCTGCACGCCCGGATTCGTCATGTCGATGTGGGCGTTGTATGAAAATCAGCCGGCCGCCGCCGGCCTGCCCACCCGTGATGAAATCAACGCCGCGCTGTCCGGCAACCTGTGCCGCTGCACCGGCTATCGGCCCATCGTCGACGCCTCGCAGAAGATGTTCGACTACTCGCACTATCCGCGAGTAGCGCTGGATCGCACCGCCATCGTCGAAACACTGCGTCCGCTGCAACGCGGCGACACCTTTGAATACCGCGCGCCCGACACGCGTGGCACCGCGTTCGGCTCGCCCACGTTTTACGCGCCCGTCACGCTCGACGCATTCGCCAGACTGCGCGCCGAGCTTGCGCAAGCGCGTCTCCTGGCAGGCAGCACCGACGTCGGCCTGTGGGTCACCAAGCAGTTCCGCGATCTCGGCGACATCCTGTATATCGGCAACGTCGCCGAACTGAAGACCATCGCGCGTGACGCGCAGACGCTCACGATCGGCGCGGCCGTCACACTGGAGGACGCCTACGCCGCCCTCGCCGCCGACTATCCCGAACTCGCCGAACTGTGGACGCGCTTTGCATCGCTGCCGATCCGCAACGCCGGCACGCTCGGCGGCAACGTCGCGAACGGTTCGCCGATCGGCGACTCGATGCCTGCGCTCCTTGCGCTCGGCGCAGAAGTCGTGCTGCGTCACGGCGCCAGAACGCGCACGTTGCCGCTCGACGCGTTCTACCTCGGCTATCAGAAAACGGCGCTCGCGGCGGGCGAATTCGTCGCCGCGCTGCGCGTGCCGCGTCCGGCAGGCAACCTGCGGTTTCGCACGTACAAGGTATCGAAGCGCTACGATCAGGACATTTCGGCGGTATGCGCGGCTTTCGCGCTGTATATCGGCGACGACGGCACGATCAGGACGGCGCGCGTTGCGTTCGGCGGCATGGCTGCCACACCGAAGCGCGCCGCGCAGACCGAAGCGGCGCTGACCGGCGCAACATGGACCGAAGACACCGCGCGGCAGGCAATGAACGCGCTGGTCGCCGATTACCAGCCGCTCACGGATATGCGCGCTTCGAGCGCATATCGGTTGAAGGTGGCGCGCAACGTGCTGTGGCGCTTTCATCTCGAAACGCGTGACCACGCGCCGCTCACCCTCTTCGACGTGAACGCATTCGCGTTCGAAGCCGGCTCGCCGGACGCCGCCGTCACCCAGGAGTCGTCGTCATGA